One genomic window of Boudabousia tangfeifanii includes the following:
- the pyrH gene encoding UMP kinase: MSNVESPRRVLLKLSGEVFGGGTVGLDPDVLSGIAEQIAAANKAGVQIAVVVGGGNFFRGAELSQRGFDRARADYVGMLGTVMNALALQDFLEQKGVSTRVQTAIAMGQVAESYIPLRAIRHLEKGRVVVFGAGAGMPFFSTDTVAAQRALETRCDEVLVAKNGVDGVYTADPRQDKTAKKLSHVTYQQALAQGLKVVDAAAFSLCMDNNVNMRVFGMNEPGNVTRALLGEEIGTLVTSEEKE, translated from the coding sequence ATGTCCAATGTTGAATCACCACGTCGGGTATTGCTAAAACTTTCGGGTGAAGTATTCGGTGGCGGTACTGTCGGACTTGACCCCGATGTCTTGTCTGGAATCGCCGAACAAATCGCTGCAGCCAATAAAGCTGGAGTGCAGATTGCTGTAGTTGTCGGCGGCGGTAACTTTTTCCGTGGAGCTGAGCTGAGCCAGCGTGGTTTCGACCGTGCTCGGGCTGACTATGTAGGAATGCTAGGGACGGTAATGAACGCATTGGCGTTGCAAGACTTCCTTGAGCAAAAAGGCGTTTCCACTCGCGTTCAGACCGCAATTGCTATGGGGCAAGTAGCTGAAAGCTATATTCCGCTTCGCGCTATCCGGCACCTAGAAAAAGGCAGAGTAGTCGTTTTCGGTGCTGGCGCTGGAATGCCATTCTTCTCTACTGATACTGTCGCTGCTCAGCGTGCGTTGGAAACCCGCTGTGATGAAGTCTTAGTCGCTAAAAACGGAGTAGATGGTGTTTACACCGCAGACCCCCGTCAAGATAAGACGGCTAAGAAGCTTTCCCACGTGACCTATCAGCAAGCCTTGGCGCAAGGTCTGAAGGTAGTCGATGCTGCCGCCTTCTCACTTTGCATGGACAACAACGTTAATATGCGTGTCTTCGGTATGAATGAACCAGGAAACGTTACCCGGGCACTCCTCGGCGAAGAAATTGGCACACTAGTTACCTCAGAAGAGAAAGAATAA
- a CDS encoding phosphatidate cytidylyltransferase codes for MDKEQIKERRRKLRAANAPVLVGQEPKHHNPTPKAGRNLPAAIGVAVGLVALLLLSMLIHPIGFVILASVGCIIALLEMRTACERAGADISFPVLAVGAVGILTSGYRLGLEAAFVSFYAAVAVVSIWHLLAGKSPRRTVRNIAASIFCLGYVPLLAVFAVLMLIRGGPWAVVLFVLVTVANDTGGYAAGVLAGKHPMAPSISPKKSWEGFAGSVAATIAVSMIGLTLLGANWWWGLVLGLASAVTATCGDLAESLLKRDLGLKDMGSLLPGHGGIMDRLDSLLVTAPACFLIMNTALGW; via the coding sequence ATGGATAAAGAACAAATAAAGGAACGTCGTCGAAAGCTGCGGGCAGCAAATGCTCCAGTCTTAGTGGGGCAGGAACCTAAACACCATAATCCGACCCCTAAAGCTGGAAGAAATCTCCCCGCAGCTATCGGCGTAGCAGTAGGGTTAGTGGCTCTACTGCTACTTTCCATGCTAATTCACCCGATCGGCTTCGTGATTCTAGCTAGCGTCGGGTGCATCATTGCCTTGCTAGAGATGCGCACTGCTTGTGAACGCGCCGGTGCTGATATTTCTTTCCCAGTTTTGGCAGTGGGAGCTGTCGGTATCCTTACTTCAGGCTACCGGCTAGGCTTGGAAGCGGCTTTTGTTTCGTTCTACGCGGCTGTAGCGGTTGTTTCTATCTGGCATTTACTGGCTGGAAAAAGTCCTAGAAGGACTGTTAGAAATATTGCTGCCTCAATTTTTTGTTTGGGATATGTTCCTTTACTTGCGGTCTTCGCGGTGTTAATGCTTATTCGGGGAGGCCCATGGGCTGTTGTACTTTTTGTGTTAGTGACTGTTGCTAACGATACTGGGGGATATGCAGCCGGAGTCTTGGCTGGAAAGCACCCTATGGCTCCTTCGATTTCTCCAAAGAAATCATGGGAAGGCTTCGCCGGTTCAGTCGCGGCAACGATCGCGGTTTCCATGATTGGCTTAACTCTACTTGGGGCAAATTGGTGGTGGGGACTCGTCCTCGGTTTGGCCAGCGCCGTTACTGCTACTTGTGGTGATCTGGCAGAGTCTTTGCTCAAACGAGACTTAGGGCTAAAAGATATGGGCAGCCTATTGCCTGGTCATGGCGGCATCATGGATCGGCTCGATTCCTTGTTAGTTACCGCTCCAGCGTGTTTCCTAATTATGAATACTGCGTTAGGGTGGTAG
- a CDS encoding M50 family metallopeptidase: MGFIIGVLVLLIGLVFSVGIHELGHLLPAKRFGAGVPQYAIGFGPTLWKKQIGSTSYQIKAILLGGFVRILGMLRPTPIPSREGKQDSAQVIEARTESAKEIADHPNMKPFYLLKWWQKVIVMFGGPFTNLVLAVIFTTFAFSVFGTLQPTLTLEKVTSCQATSATVSQSEAQPKICAAHEAGLAPGDTIQSWNGQELKSWHDLSTKIYESTPNQPVKVTYVRNGTLAETEVTPQAYEGHSLVGIAPHSDVWRISISGSMRMVWDQMIGTAGLIMRLPQAVYERTTQIFGYNLEQKNVPLSVVGVVSLGGKLGSNGGDSVTLAMRIPAFLSLLGSLNIALFVFNLIPLLPLDGGHILGALFEGARGFVSKKQGKPDPGAADMARLVPLSLAVAGLLLVMTVILMVADIVAPLV; the protein is encoded by the coding sequence TTGGGTTTTATTATTGGCGTTCTGGTGCTATTGATCGGCTTAGTGTTCTCTGTAGGGATTCACGAGTTGGGACATTTGTTGCCGGCTAAGCGTTTCGGCGCAGGTGTACCGCAATATGCTATCGGTTTTGGCCCGACCCTTTGGAAAAAACAAATTGGTTCAACCAGCTACCAGATAAAAGCTATTTTATTGGGCGGTTTTGTTCGCATTCTAGGGATGCTACGTCCAACTCCGATTCCTTCTCGGGAGGGGAAACAGGATTCTGCGCAGGTAATAGAAGCTCGTACGGAATCGGCTAAAGAGATAGCTGACCACCCAAACATGAAACCATTCTATCTTTTGAAATGGTGGCAAAAAGTGATCGTCATGTTTGGCGGTCCATTTACTAATCTTGTGCTGGCAGTAATTTTTACTACTTTTGCTTTCAGTGTCTTTGGGACCTTACAGCCAACCCTAACGCTAGAAAAAGTTACCTCATGCCAAGCAACTTCAGCTACGGTTAGCCAAAGCGAAGCGCAACCAAAGATTTGTGCGGCACATGAAGCGGGTTTAGCACCAGGGGATACGATCCAATCTTGGAATGGGCAAGAGCTTAAATCATGGCATGATTTGAGCACAAAAATTTATGAATCGACTCCAAACCAGCCAGTCAAGGTAACTTATGTCAGAAATGGTACTTTGGCTGAAACTGAGGTTACCCCGCAAGCATATGAAGGACATTCCTTAGTTGGAATCGCTCCCCATTCTGATGTGTGGCGAATTTCGATTTCTGGTTCCATGCGGATGGTTTGGGATCAAATGATCGGCACCGCAGGCTTGATTATGCGCCTTCCGCAGGCTGTTTACGAACGGACTACCCAAATTTTCGGTTATAACCTAGAGCAAAAAAATGTTCCACTTTCGGTTGTCGGGGTAGTTTCTTTGGGAGGAAAACTTGGGAGCAACGGGGGAGACTCCGTGACTTTAGCGATGCGCATTCCCGCATTTTTGAGCTTATTGGGTAGCTTAAATATTGCTCTTTTTGTCTTCAACCTAATTCCCCTGTTGCCGCTAGATGGCGGACACATTCTGGGGGCTTTATTTGAAGGGGCTCGTGGATTTGTCTCGAAAAAGCAAGGAAAGCCAGATCCAGGGGCAGCCGACATGGCGCGATTAGTGCCACTATCTTTAGCTGTAGCAGGATTATTATTAGTTATGACGGTTATCCTTATGGTAGCCGATATCGTGGCACCGTTAGTTTGA
- a CDS encoding DivIVA domain-containing protein, producing MSDMFNKVGGLRRGYSVAAVNQFMADAKVSYEGKSAAVNAAKVLSVVFPDEKGGYDRVQVDATLDRLASAFIKRDRAEFVSRHGQQAWLDRVAERATTLYPRLLRPVGERFVHPGRGQLGYSAESVDPFLDLVSAFFNEGKELTANQVRTVVFKAARGKKAYEESVVDAYLNRVLEVLLAVE from the coding sequence ATGTCCGACATGTTCAATAAAGTGGGTGGCTTGCGCCGTGGCTATTCGGTTGCCGCAGTTAACCAGTTTATGGCTGACGCTAAGGTGTCCTACGAAGGCAAATCTGCTGCGGTAAATGCCGCAAAGGTACTCTCCGTTGTTTTCCCAGATGAAAAGGGTGGATACGATCGCGTGCAGGTTGATGCTACCCTTGACCGTTTGGCTTCAGCTTTTATTAAACGCGATCGTGCTGAGTTTGTTTCTCGACATGGACAGCAAGCTTGGCTTGACCGAGTGGCAGAGCGTGCAACTACTTTGTATCCACGACTCTTGCGTCCAGTGGGAGAACGTTTTGTACACCCAGGACGGGGTCAGCTTGGCTATAGTGCTGAGAGTGTAGATCCATTCTTAGATTTAGTTTCTGCCTTCTTTAATGAGGGTAAGGAATTGACGGCAAATCAAGTTCGCACTGTAGTCTTTAAGGCGGCTCGGGGCAAGAAGGCCTATGAGGAATCTGTGGTTGATGCATATCTCAACCGAGTGTTGGAAGTTTTGCTAGCAGTCGAATAG
- the rlmN gene encoding 23S rRNA (adenine(2503)-C(2))-methyltransferase RlmN produces MKQHETKPAKRLSLAELKAKAKRQVLPTDQPPEGATSPDAKPIITFNERRKGKAPSHLADLDMAGRKELLTAYGLPAFRADQISRHYFGRQVVDPAQMPDLPAQMHEKISETFFPTLITDVRSLKADKGRTIKTVWELFDQTRVESVLMGYPGRATLCVSSQAGCGMACPFCATGQMGLTRNLSTGEIIEQVRAAITTVAEGGLGEENQRLTNIVFMGMGEPLVNYRAVVQALHRICDPVPEGFGMSARNITVSTVGLVPSIYKLAEEGLPVTLAVSLHAPDDELRDDLIPVNSRWKVKELLDAAYHYYEVTKRRVSIEYALIKDMNDHVWRAQLLADELNRRGSGWAHVNPIPLNPTPESIWTASTPAAQRAFVEKLRECGITTTIRDTRGSDIDGACGQLATEVNRNQAAARRANVRHVQ; encoded by the coding sequence ATGAAGCAACATGAAACAAAGCCGGCCAAGCGCTTGAGCTTGGCCGAGCTGAAAGCTAAAGCAAAACGTCAGGTTCTTCCCACTGATCAGCCACCAGAGGGGGCAACTTCTCCTGACGCCAAGCCAATCATTACTTTTAATGAGCGTAGGAAGGGCAAAGCTCCTTCTCATTTGGCCGATCTTGACATGGCGGGGCGGAAGGAGCTCCTAACCGCTTATGGGCTTCCTGCATTTAGGGCCGATCAGATTTCTCGTCATTATTTTGGACGCCAAGTTGTTGATCCTGCCCAGATGCCCGATTTGCCGGCACAAATGCATGAGAAAATTTCCGAAACGTTTTTCCCAACGTTGATTACTGATGTTCGTTCCCTTAAGGCAGATAAAGGACGAACCATCAAAACTGTTTGGGAATTATTTGACCAGACTCGAGTGGAATCAGTGCTGATGGGCTACCCAGGGCGCGCTACTCTTTGTGTGTCTTCTCAAGCGGGCTGTGGAATGGCTTGTCCATTTTGCGCAACTGGACAAATGGGTTTAACTCGTAACCTCTCAACTGGTGAAATTATTGAACAAGTTCGTGCAGCTATCACCACAGTCGCCGAGGGCGGCCTCGGCGAAGAAAACCAACGCCTAACGAATATCGTATTCATGGGGATGGGGGAGCCATTAGTTAACTATCGCGCAGTAGTTCAGGCTTTGCACCGTATCTGCGATCCAGTGCCGGAAGGCTTCGGCATGTCGGCGCGCAATATCACCGTTTCAACGGTTGGGCTAGTGCCTTCGATCTACAAGTTGGCAGAAGAAGGCTTGCCGGTCACCTTAGCGGTTTCTCTGCATGCTCCCGATGATGAACTTCGTGATGATCTAATCCCAGTTAATTCGCGTTGGAAAGTGAAAGAACTTTTAGATGCGGCATACCATTACTATGAGGTTACGAAGCGTCGTGTCTCGATTGAGTATGCGTTGATTAAGGATATGAATGATCATGTCTGGCGTGCTCAACTTTTAGCTGATGAGCTGAATCGTCGTGGTAGTGGTTGGGCACATGTGAACCCAATCCCTTTGAACCCGACCCCTGAGTCGATTTGGACAGCCTCAACTCCGGCTGCCCAACGTGCTTTCGTAGAAAAGCTACGGGAGTGTGGTATTACTACAACTATCCGCGATACTCGTGGATCCGATATTGATGGTGCTTGTGGGCAGTTAGCTACTGAAGTTAACCGAAATCAAGCTGCAGCAAGGAGAGCAAATGTCCGACATGTTCAATAA
- the tsf gene encoding translation elongation factor Ts: MANYTTADIKALREQTGAGMMDVKKALDEAEGNTEKALEIIRLKGIKSLSKREGRAASAGLVLVSISDQADGQVGVMVEVNSETDFVAKNDKFIEFADKVLAAAVESGAQDVDQLLAAPADGATVKDMVDGIAAVIGEKIVVSRLARVEAPAVTSYLHKSNPDLPPQVGVLVGTDKEAAEVAHDVALHIAAYQPEYLSRESVPAEVVEKERATLEELTRNEGKPEAALPKIVEGRMNGFYKENVLLDQPFAKDPKSSVGEIVKASNGNVVAFVRFQVGN, translated from the coding sequence ATGGCAAACTACACTACCGCTGACATTAAGGCTCTGCGCGAGCAGACCGGCGCCGGCATGATGGACGTCAAGAAGGCACTCGATGAAGCTGAAGGCAACACCGAGAAGGCTCTTGAAATCATTCGCTTGAAGGGCATCAAGTCTCTTTCGAAGCGTGAAGGCCGCGCCGCTTCGGCCGGTTTGGTCTTGGTTAGCATTAGCGATCAGGCTGACGGCCAGGTTGGCGTAATGGTTGAAGTTAACTCTGAAACCGACTTCGTCGCCAAGAACGACAAATTCATCGAATTCGCAGACAAGGTCCTTGCTGCTGCCGTGGAATCCGGCGCACAGGATGTTGACCAGTTGCTTGCTGCTCCGGCAGACGGCGCTACCGTAAAGGATATGGTTGACGGTATCGCTGCTGTTATCGGTGAAAAGATTGTTGTTTCCCGTTTGGCTCGTGTTGAAGCTCCAGCAGTTACTTCCTACCTTCACAAGTCCAACCCAGACCTTCCTCCACAGGTTGGTGTTTTGGTTGGTACCGATAAGGAAGCTGCTGAAGTTGCTCACGATGTTGCCCTTCACATTGCTGCTTACCAGCCAGAATACCTCTCCCGTGAGAGCGTTCCAGCTGAGGTAGTTGAAAAGGAACGTGCAACTCTTGAAGAACTTACCCGTAATGAAGGTAAGCCAGAAGCTGCCCTACCAAAGATTGTGGAAGGTCGTATGAACGGCTTCTACAAGGAAAACGTTCTTCTCGATCAGCCATTTGCTAAGGACCCCAAGTCCTCGGTTGGCGAAATCGTTAAGGCTTCCAACGGTAACGTGGTTGCTTTCGTTCGTTTCCAGGTTGGCAACTGA
- the dxr gene encoding 1-deoxy-D-xylulose-5-phosphate reductoisomerase: MRNVFILGSTGSIGTQCLAVIAQNPEKFKVAGLAAGGGNLSLLAEQIVTWQVPRVALAKGHHDELSELVAQAAKKLGQPVPNYELLVGVEASSDLALEAQPDDVVLNGITGAIGLEPTLAALSTGATLALANKESLVVGGALVVNALKRPGQIVPVDSEHSAIFQALQSGRHERGLTSTVLSGKSDVAKLILTASGGPFRGRKRADLESVTVAQALHHPTWQMGPVVTINSSTLMNKALEFIEAQLLFDVPPADIIPVIHPQSHIHSMVQWIDGSTIAQTSPPTMMIPIALGLSWPKRLSQVAPPNTFEQPFSWDFEPVDLEAFPVMRLAQWAASAGGTAPAVMNAANEVCVEAFLAEQIPFLKIIDTVMEVCQGHEVLVPQSVAELNEVTQAATAKARQLIQAKAK; the protein is encoded by the coding sequence ATGCGAAACGTATTTATTCTTGGTTCAACTGGGTCTATTGGTACTCAGTGTTTGGCTGTTATTGCCCAGAATCCCGAAAAGTTCAAAGTTGCTGGTCTTGCTGCCGGTGGCGGGAATCTATCGTTACTGGCAGAGCAGATTGTCACTTGGCAAGTGCCACGTGTTGCCCTAGCAAAGGGACATCATGATGAGCTATCAGAACTAGTTGCTCAGGCAGCGAAGAAACTTGGGCAGCCAGTTCCAAACTATGAGCTTTTGGTTGGGGTTGAAGCATCGTCTGACTTGGCTTTGGAAGCTCAGCCAGATGATGTGGTCCTCAATGGGATTACTGGGGCAATTGGGCTAGAACCCACGTTGGCCGCACTTAGCACGGGGGCAACGCTTGCTTTGGCTAATAAGGAATCCTTAGTGGTCGGGGGTGCCTTGGTGGTTAATGCCCTCAAACGCCCAGGACAAATCGTGCCGGTTGATTCCGAGCATTCCGCAATTTTCCAAGCGTTGCAATCCGGGCGCCATGAGCGTGGTTTAACCAGCACGGTCCTCTCGGGTAAGAGTGATGTAGCTAAGCTAATTTTGACCGCTTCGGGGGGACCTTTCCGAGGACGTAAACGTGCCGATCTCGAGTCGGTGACGGTAGCTCAGGCTTTGCACCACCCGACCTGGCAGATGGGGCCAGTGGTGACGATTAACTCTTCGACTTTAATGAATAAGGCCCTTGAGTTTATCGAGGCTCAGTTGCTTTTTGATGTGCCACCAGCAGATATTATTCCAGTGATCCATCCGCAGTCACACATTCATTCGATGGTGCAGTGGATCGATGGCTCAACCATTGCACAGACTTCGCCTCCAACAATGATGATTCCTATCGCTCTTGGCCTTTCATGGCCTAAAAGACTTTCACAGGTAGCGCCCCCAAATACATTTGAACAACCTTTTTCGTGGGACTTTGAACCAGTAGACTTGGAAGCTTTTCCCGTAATGCGTTTAGCCCAATGGGCAGCTAGCGCCGGTGGGACAGCACCGGCAGTGATGAATGCAGCGAACGAAGTTTGTGTTGAGGCTTTCCTAGCTGAACAAATCCCATTTTTAAAAATTATTGATACCGTCATGGAAGTTTGTCAGGGGCATGAAGTACTTGTGCCACAAAGTGTCGCGGAACTTAACGAGGTAACACAAGCAGCTACGGCGAAAGCACGGCAGCTAATTCAGGCGAAAGCTAAGTAA
- the frr gene encoding ribosome recycling factor, giving the protein MIDEALLEAEDKMGKAIEACRHEFGQIRTGRANAGMFNSLMVEYYGAPTPMQQLASFQIPEARTVLITPFDRGATNEILKAIRESDLGVNPTDDGNVIRVSLPVLTEERRKEYVKQAKGKAEDSRVSIRGIRRKAKETLDKIKKDGLAGEDEVERAEKELEALTKRHVDQVDELLATKEAELLTV; this is encoded by the coding sequence ATGATTGATGAAGCATTATTAGAAGCCGAAGACAAGATGGGCAAGGCAATTGAAGCTTGCCGTCATGAATTCGGCCAGATTCGAACTGGACGTGCCAACGCAGGTATGTTCAACTCCTTGATGGTGGAATACTACGGTGCTCCAACACCGATGCAACAACTTGCTTCCTTTCAGATTCCGGAAGCTCGCACTGTCTTGATCACTCCTTTTGACCGGGGTGCCACAAACGAGATCCTCAAGGCGATCCGCGAGTCCGACCTCGGTGTTAACCCGACTGACGATGGCAACGTAATTCGAGTCAGCTTGCCAGTCCTGACCGAAGAGCGTCGTAAGGAATACGTCAAACAGGCTAAGGGCAAAGCAGAAGATTCTCGCGTTTCTATCCGTGGCATTCGTCGTAAAGCTAAAGAAACCCTCGACAAGATCAAGAAAGACGGTCTTGCTGGAGAAGACGAAGTCGAGCGCGCTGAAAAGGAACTCGAAGCTCTGACTAAGCGTCACGTCGATCAAGTAGATGAACTACTAGCTACCAAGGAAGCAGAACTGCTTACCGTCTGA